The Actinocorallia herbida DNA window GTAGGCGAACTCGGCCTGGCGGACGACGCGGCGGGACACGGCGAGGCCCGCGCCGACGAGGACGAGGACCGCGGTGCCGGCGAGGGGCGCCCGGCCGGGAACGCCCGCGAGCAGGAGCGACGCCGGCGGCAGGAGGGCGCAGAGGCCGAGGGCGGGCGCGGCGACGGCCCGGATCCGGCGCCGGACGTAGGCGAGGTAGTCGTAGGTGTTCGGGCCTGGGCGGATCCCGGGGACGAAGCCGCCCTCGCGCTGGAGCCGGGCGACGGTGGCGTGAACGTCGATCCGGTCCCCGGAACCGGTCGGCGCGAGGAGCGCGGCGAGGACGAAGAGGGCGGCGAGGAAGCGCGGGTCGCCCTGGTCGGGGCGCGTCCAGACGCCGTCCGGGACGCCGCCGCCGGGGATCAGGCGGGCCACCACGGCCGGGACGTGCAGCAGGAGCAGCGCCAGGAACACCGGGAAGAGCTCCCCGGAGTTGACCCGGAAAGGGAGGTATGTCGGGGCGGGGCCGCGCCGCCGTACGCCGACCATCCTCCGGGCGAACTGGATCGGGATCCGCCGCTCGGCCTGGCCGAGGCCGATGACCGCGGCGAGCACGAGGGTCCCGGAGACCACGACGGCCGCCGTCGCCGCGGCGAAGGTCCCGGTGCCCGCCGCGTCCCGGACGTCCCACAGGAGCCGGGGGAAGACCGCGGTGAGTTGGGCGAGGAACAGGACGCCCACCCCTTCGCCGAGCCCGCGCAGGGAGACGAGCCGGATCAGCCACGCGGTGACCATGGTCCCGGCCGTCATGCCGATCACGACGAAGAGGACGGCCCGTCCGTGCGGGCCTGTGAGGACGCCGTCGTCGCCGCGCGCCGCCGCGAGCACCGCCGCCGTTCCCATCGGCGCGCCGAACGCGACGGACAGCAGCCAGGTGCAGCGCAGCAGGACCTTCGCGCCGTCCGTGCCGGCGGCGGAAAGGGCCCGCAGGCGCGGCCACGTGTGCACGAGGAGCCCGACGACGAAGGTCGCGGCGACGTAGGGGAGCACCCCGAGCCCGAGGAAGGAGAGCCGGAGCAGGCCGCCGCCGGTGAGCAGGTCGACGAGCCCCGCGAACGGGTCGGCGCGGACGGCGGCGTCGGCCGCCTCGCCGATCGCGGCGACGTCCGTACCGGGCACCGGCAGGTGCTGGCCGACCCGGAAGAGGGCCACGGCCCCCGCCGTGATCGCGATCCGCTTCGCCAGGCCGGGAGTGCGCAGGTATCCGCTCACACCGCCGACGGTATCCCGGCGATTCTCAAAAAAACAAGAGCGTCTATTGGCCTGGCGCCCGGTCGAGGCGGGCGCGGAGCGTCGCGGCGAACTCCTCCGCGCGGGCCAGCTGGACGCGCAGGTCCGCGACCCGCCGCGTCGCGGCCTCCTCGTAGCCGCGCACCCGTTCCAGAAGCGCGGCGTGCTCCTCGGGGGCGGGTCCCCCGGCGGTGTCGAGCCGGTCGGTCGCCTCCAGGAGGTCGCGCATCTGATCCAGCGAGAACCCGAGGGGCTTCATCCGGCGGATCACCATCAGCCGGTCCACGTCGCGCTCGGTGTAGAGCCGGAACCCGCCCTGCGAGCGCGCCGATGGCACGACGAGCCCGGCCTCCTCGTAGTGCCGGATCGTGCGCAGGGACAGTTCGGTGCGCGCGGCGACCTCGCCGATCTGCATGTGCCCGCCGTCCATGCCCGTCCCTTCCCCGGCCGTCTCGGCGCCCCGGATGGGAGGCCCGCCGCTCATCTCTACCCTAACGTTAGGGTAGAGTTCCCGCGGCGCAGGCCCAGGTCGGGTCGGACGTCCCACCCCGCCTCTGCCCATCCGGCGCCCTGTACCGGTGTGCCCGAGCACGACAGGTTCTCTTCTCCTTTGTCCTCTTCGCTGTCTCCCGCCGTGCGCCTGCGCGGACTCAAGCCCGTATGGCTGTCGGATCCCCGCGTCTGGCGGACCGAGGTGCTCGCCGGGCTCGTCGTCGCGCTCGCGCTGATCCCCGAGGCGATCTCGTTCTCCGTCATCGCCGGGGTCGATCCGGCGATCGGGCTGTTCGCGTCGGTCACCATGGCCGTGGTGATCTCGGTCGTCGGCGGCCGCCGGGCGATGATCTCGGCGGCGACGGGCGCGGTGGCGCTGGTCATCGCGCCGCTCAACCGGGAGCACGGCCTCGGCTTCCTGGTCGCGGCGGTCATCCTCGCCGGGGTGTTCCAGATCGTGCTCGGCGCGCTGGGCGTGGCGAAGCTGATGCGGTTCGTGCCGCGCGCGGTGATGGTCGGGTTCGTCAACGCGCTGGCCATCCTGATCTTCCTCGCCCAGCTGCCCGAAGTGCGGGACGTGCCCTGGGCCGTCTATCCGCTGGTCCTCGGCGGGCTCGTCCTGATGGTCCTCTTCCCGAAGATCACCAAGGTGGTCCCCGCGCCGCTGGTGTCGATCGTCGTCCTCACCGCGATCACCGTGGGCGCGGGCATCGCGGTGCCGACCGTCGGCGACCGGGGAGACCTGCCCTCGTCGCTTCCCCTCCCGGGCCTGCCGGATGTGCCGTTCACGCTCGGCACCCTCGCGATCATCGCCCCGTACGCGCTGGCGATGGCGCTCGTCGGGCTGATGGAGTCGCTGATGACCGCCCAGTTCGTCGACGAGATCACCGGCACCCGCTCCAGCAAGAGGCGCGAGTCGATCGGCCAGGGCGTCGCCAACGTCGTCACGGGGTTCTTCGGCGGCATGGGCGGCTGCGCGATGATCGGGCAGACCATGATCAATGTGAAGGTCTCGGGCGCGCGGACCCGGCTGTCGACCTTCCTCGCCGGGGCCTTCCTCATGGTCCTGTGCATCGTCTTCGGACCCGTCGTCTCCGACATCCCGATGGCCGCGCTCGTCGCGATCATGGTCATGGTGTCGGTCGCGACGTTCGACTGGCACTCGATCGCGCTCACGCGGCCCCGGCGGATGCCGGCGGCGGAGCTGACGGTCATGCTGCTCACCGTCGCGGTCGTCGTGGCCACGCACAACCTCGCGATCGGCGTCATCCTCGGCTCCCTGACGGCCATGCTGTTCTTCGGCAACCGGGGCAAGCCCATCGGGGATGGATCGGATCAGCAGGAAGTACTCAGCGGGGAGCTTTCGGGACGTCGCTGACGGCGTCCGGCGCGGCCGGGGCGTCGAACAGGAGGTCCGCGCGGTCTTCCGGCAGCGGAAGGCCCTGGTCGAAGGCCTCGACCAGGGCCGCGGCCCCGCGGATGTCGCCGACGAGGGTCGCGCCGATGAGCCGGCCGTCCCGGACCACGACGCTCCGGTGCACGCCGAGCCGCGGGGACGAGGTGACGACGTACTCGTCCTCGGGCCATTCGGGTTCGGCCACGCCCATCGCGACGACGTCGACCCCGGCGGCCGACACCCGGGTCACGATCCGGGACCCGTGGTAGGCGGCCGAGGCGGCGCCGGTGATGTGGTCGGCGAGCACCCCCGCCTGCTCCCACAGCGCCGCGAGCGCGCCGTACACCTGTCCCCGGTGCTCGGCGCACGCGCCGACCGCGTAGATGTCCCGCTCGCCCGCCGCCCGCATCCTGTCGTCCACCACCACCCCGCGCTGGACGACCAGGCCGCTGGCGCGGGCCATCGCCGAGTCGGGCCGGACCCCGGCCGCCACCACGACCATGTCACAGGGCAGGTCGCGGCCGTCGGCGAGGCGCACCGCCATCACCCGCCGCCGCCCGAGCACCGCGACGGGGCGGGCGCCCAGTTCCACGCCGATCCCGAGCCCGGCGATCCGGTGCTTGAGCACGAGCCCGGCGCGCGCCCCGAGCTGCTGGTCCATCAGATGGGTCGCCCCGTGCACGACGGTGATGTCGAGTCCGTGGTTCTGGAGGCCGCGCGCCGCCTCGAGCCCGAGCGGTCCGCCGCCGATCACCACCGCGCGCTGGTGCCCGCGCGCGTACCTGATCATGTTGCGGGTGTCGTCGAGGGTGCGGAGGGTGAAGACGCCCTGGTGGAATCCGCGGTCCGCGACCCGCATCCCGGCGATGTCGGGGATGAAGGGGACACCGCCGGTCGCGATGACCAGTTTGTCGTAGCGCAGGGGCTCCCTCCCGTCGAGCCGCACGCGGTGGGCGAATCTGTCGATCCGCTTCGCGCGCACCCCTGACAGCAGGGTGATCCCGTGCTCGGCGTACCAGGGGAGCCCGTTGAGCAGGATGTCGGATTCCTCGGCGGCCCCGGACAGGACGCGGGAGAGCGCGAGCCGGTCGTAGTTCCCGTGCGGCTCGTCGCCGACCACGGTGATCTCGAACCCCTCCCCGTCGCGCGCCAGGATCTCCTCAACGGTCCGGATCCCGGCCATCCCGTTGCCGATCACGACGAGCCGGGGCATCACACCTCGACCAGGCCGAGGTCCACGACCACGGTCCCGGCCACGCCGTCGGGCGCCTGGAGGCACAGCTCGAGAACGGTGCCGGCCTCGAGGTCCTCGACGATCCGGAGCGACACGTGCGTCGCGTCCTTGGCCCCGACCGGGAAGTACCGCATGGGCAGCCCGTCCCGCATCAGCACGACGCAGGCCAGTTCCCCGCTGCTGTTGCCCGCCCGCAGGTAGACGGGCTGCGCGACGGCCCCGGGCGGCACCGTGTACCGCAGCGCCGGCGAGATCGGCACGGCCGTCTCGAACCCCTTCCCGACGAACGGGAACGCCCCCTGGAGAAAACGCGGCTTTGACTCCACGTCCGCCATCGTGGTTTCCCTTGGTTAACGCATGGCTCGCCATATGTTACCCGCGGGTTAAGAACGGCTCCTCGCCCGTGTCCTCCCCGGTGCGGAGGGCCTTCGGTCGGCCCGGTGATTCGGGTGGTCACAAGGTTTATCGCGGAATTGGCCGATCCGTGGTGGATTTCGGTCTTTCGCTCGGCGAAATCGCGGAAACCAGCTTCGAGGCGGGTCCGCGCCGTGGACCCGGGGGCGACAGCGACCCGAGCCGGCCGCCCGGGCTGAGAAGGAGCGAGACCTGTGTCATCCGCGGCTGTGCCTTCCGGACCGGTGCCGCCCGCCAGCGGGCGGCGCGGCCTCGACTACCTGCTGACGATTCCCAAGGGCGTCGCGCAGGTCGACTTCCAGGCCAATCCCTGGACCGGCCTGGTGTTCCTCGTCGCGCTCTTCGTCGGAGGCTGGCAGTTCGGCGTCTTCGGCCTGCTGGGCACGGTCGTCGCCACGCTCACCGCGCACGTCCTGGGCGTCTCGTGGCACGACCGGGTGGCGCTCGGCCTGGAGGGATTCTGCGGCACGCTGATCGGGATCAGCCTCGTGCTGTACCTCGACGTCCGCTGGATGACCGTCCTCCTCGTCGTCTTCGGGGCGATCGCGGGGAGCGTGCTCACCGCGGCGCTCAACGTGCTGCTGAAGCCCTATGACCTGCCGACCTTCACGGCCCCCTTCTGCGTGATCACCTCCGTCATGGTGATCGGCGGGCCGTCGTTCACCCGGGTCTGGGACCGGCACGCGGGCACGGCGCCGCCGTCCGCGTCAGCGCCGGGGACCGCGCTGAGCTGGACCGACTTCTGGCAGGGCTCGCTCAGCGGTGTCGGCCAGGTGTTCTTCCAGGACCAGTGGTACGTCGGGGTGATCTTCCTCGTCGGCCTGCTCATCGCGGGCTGGCGGACGGGGCTGGTCGCCCTCGTGTCCAGTGTCATCGGCCTGCTCACCGGCTGGGTGCTGGGCGCGCAGGCCGCCGACCTGGGCGCCGGTCTCTACGGCTACAACTCGGTGCTGACCGGGGTCGCCCTCTTCAGCACCTTCGTCCTCGCCACGCCCATGAGCGCGGGCTACGCCGTGCTCGGCGCGGTGGCCGCGGCGGGCCTGACCGCCGGGATCGGCAACCTGTTCGAGGTGGTCGGCGGACACACCCTCACCTGGCCGTTCGTGCTCGTTACCTGGGTGTTCCTCGCCGCCGTCCCGATGCTCTCCAGGATCGAGCGCGCGTGACCCGCGCCCGTCGGTGACCAGAAAGGATCCCTGATGAACCTCACTCCGAGGGAGATGGACAAGCTGCTCATCTTCACCGCGGCGCAGATGGCGCAGCGGCGAAAAGACCGCGGCCTGAAACTGAACTACGCCGAGACCGTGGCGCTGATCAGCTCCGCGATCGTGGAGGCGGCCCGGGACGGCAGGACCGTGGCCGAGTGCATGGAACTCGGCAAGCAGCTGCTCGGACCGGACGACGTCCTGCCCGGGGTGCGCGGCATGCTCAAGCTGATGCAGATCGAGGCGGTCTTCGACGACGGGACGAAGCTCGTCTCCTGCCATGACCCGGTGGGCGGCAAGTGAGTCCCGGAGGCCGCGCGATCCTGCTGGCCGCCGGGCCGGAGAGCGCGGACGGCCGGTGCCTGCCGCCGCCGCCCGGCCGCGACGGACCCGAGGTCCGCGTGGCGGGACGCGATCTCGCCGCCGGGGTCCGCGGCCACTCGCGGACCGTGGTGGTGCCGATGACGCTGGGCCGGGACCCTGACCTGCCGGTCGCCGCCGCCCAGACCCTGCGCTGGGCCGCGCGGGACCGGGCGCCGGGCGACCTGCTGCTCGCCCCGCCCCTGGGCACGACCGGGCATCTGGTCGGCTGGCTCAGGAGCGCGGTCGTGCGCGCGCTGCGCGGGGCTCCGCCGCGCCGGGCCGTGCTGCTGGTCGCGCCCGCCGGCGGACCGGAGCAGGACGCCGAGCTGTTCAGGGTGGCCCGGCTCGTCCGCCAGTACACCTCGGCGCCCTGGGTCGAGGTCGCGCTCACCGGCGGCGACCCGGACGTGTCCGAGGCGATCGACCGCTGCACGAGGCTGGGCGCCGCCGACGTCGTCCTGGTGCCCGCCTCCTTCGTGCCGGCGCCCGTCAGACCGGACGCGCTGACGGCGGACCCGCTCCTGGGCGCCGCCGCCCTCGCCGCGCTGGTCCGCGCCCGTGCCGCCGAGGCGGAGCACCGCTGGACCCGGCACGGCGACGACGGCCTCGCCGCCGCGGCACGGCATTCCCACACTCACGACCATGACCATGACCACGACCACCACCACGACGACCGCCGCCGGGACCTGACGGTACCCGCCGCGGCGTGCCCGAAGGAGGCGCAAGCCCATGTCGGATGACGTCTACCTCTACGGCGAGGGGAACATCGAACTGAACGCGGGCCAGCCGCGGGTGACCCTCACCGTCCACAACACCGGCGACCGCGCGGTCCAGATCGGCTCGCACTTCCACTTCTTCGAGGTGAACCGCGCGCTGAGCTTCGACCGGGACAAGGCGTTCGGCAAACGCCTGGACATCCCGGCGGGCACCGCGGTCCGGTTCGAGGCGGGGGACACCAAGCAGGTCACCCTCGTCGAGTACGGCGGCGGGCTGCGGCTCGTGGGATTCGGGGGCCTCCTGAACGGCAGTGTCAGGTCGCACGAGGCGCACCGCGAGGCGCTGAAGCGGATGCGCGAGCGCGGCTACCTCGACGAGCCGGGCACGGCCGCCGACGGTTCGGCCGGGAAGCCGGCGAAGAAGTCGAAATCCGGGAAGAAGGGCTGAGCCGCCATGACGAGCATGAGCCGTCAGCAGTACGCGTCGATGTACGGCCCCACCGTGGGCGACAGGATCCACCTCGCGGACACCAACCTGATCGTCGAGGTGGAGAAGGACTACACCGAGGGGCACTACGGCGACGAGGCCCAGTACGGCGGAGGCAAGACCGCCCGCGACGGCATGTCGGCCGATCCGGCCTCCGGCCGGTCCGTCGCCCTCGACACGGTGATCACCAACGCGGTGATCATCGACCCGGTGCTCGGCGTCATCAAGGGCGACATCGGCATCAAGGACGGGAAGATCGCCGGGATCGGCAAGTCCGGCAACCCGCACACCCAGAACGGCGTCGACCGCCGGCTGATCATCAGCGCGTCCACCGAGGTGATCTCCGGGGAGAACCTCATCGCGACGCCGGGCGGCATCGACACCCACGTCCACTACATCTCGCCGCAGCAGGCGCAGCACGCGCTGAGCAACGGGATCACCACCCTGGTCGGCGGCGGCACGGGACCGGCCGACGGCAGCCGCGGCTGCACCACGACGCCGGGCGGGTGGAACATCGCCCGCATCCTCCAGGCCTATGAGGACATCCCGATCAACATCGGGGTGCTCGGCAAGGGCAACAGCAGCCTGCCGACGTCGCTGGAGGAGCAGATCCGGGCCGGGGCGTGCGGCTTGAAGGTGCACGAGGACTGGGGCAGCACGCCCGCGGTCATCGACTGCGCGCTGTCGGTCGCCGACGAACTGGACATCCAGATCACGATCCACACCGACACCCTGAACGAGGCGGGCTTCGTCGAGGACACGATCAACGCGATCAACGGGCGGGCCATCCACACCTACCACTCCGAAGGCGCGGGCGGCGGGCACGCCCCGGACATCCTCCGGGTGACGGGCGAGCCGAACGTCCTGCCGGCCTCCACCAACCCGACGCTGCCCTACACGGCGAACTCGATCGACGAACTGCTCGACATGACGATGGTCTGCCACCACCTCAGCTACGACGTGCCCGAGGACGTGGCGTTCGCCGAGAGCCGGGTCCGCGCCGAGACCATCTCGGCCGAGACGGTGCTGCACGACCTGGGCGTCATCAGCATCATCGGGTCGGACTCGCAGGCCATGGGCCGGGTGGGCGAGTCGTTCACCCGCGCCTTCCAGGTCGCCCACCACAACAAGGACAAGCGGGGCCCTCTGCCGGAGGACTCCGGCCGCAACGACAACTTCAGGGTCCTGCGCTACATCGCCAAGCTCACCATCAACCCGGCCCGCGCCTCGGGGATGGCCGACACGATCGGCTCCCTGGAGGACGGGAAGCTCGCCGACATCATCCTGTGGCCGGTGCACTCCTTCGCCGCGAAGCCGTCGATGGTCGTCAAGGGCGGGCTGATCAGCTGGGCGCCGATGGGCGACCCGAACGCGTCGCTGCCCACGCCCCAGCCGATCTACTTCCGGCCCATGTACGGCTCGTTCGGCAAGGCGCTGTCGAGCACGTGCGTCACCTTCATGTCGGGGGCGGCGATCGAGGAGGGCGTGCCGGAACGGCTCGGCCTGAACCGGCTGATCCGGCCGGTGCGCCAGTGCCGGACCGTCGACAAGCGGCACATGCTCCGCAACTCGACGCTCGCCGACATCCGCGTCGATCCGGAGACCTACAAGGTGACCGTGGACGGCGAGCCCGCGCACATCGAGCCCGCCAAGAAGCTGCCGTTGAACCGGCTGTTCTTCCTGGCATGAGCGCCGCCATCGAGGACCTCGGCCCGCTGCTCGCCCAGTTCCAGCTGACGGACTCCGGCTTCCCGAGCGGGATGTACACCCTTTCGCACGGGCTCGAAGGGTACGCCCAGCTCAAGCTGGTGGGCCCGGACGACCTGGGCGCGCTGCTGACGGATCTGCTCTACCACTCCGTCGGCCCGGGGGACGCCACGGCGCTGGTCCTGGCCCACCGCGCGGTCCGCGCGGGCGACTGGGACCGGCTGGCCGAGGTCGACCACCGGCTGCACGCGATCAAGCTCAGCCGCGAGCAGCGCACGGCGTCCGTCCGCACGGGCCGCCAGGTGCTCGACACCGCGGCGTCCGCCTTCCCGATCCCCGAGGCCGCCAGGCTCGCGGGACTCGTGGCGGACCGGGCGACGCCGGGCACCCACGCGGTGGTCGTCGGCGCGCTCTACGCGGGCCTCGGCGTTTCGGTCGAGCGGGCCGTCGCAGGGGACCTGTACGCCTTCGCCGCGAGCTGGGCCGCCGCGGCGGTCCGGCTGGCCCGCACCGACTTCCGCAGGGCGCAGGCGCTGCTGTGCGAGGTGCGGCCGGACCTGGAGGCGGTCGCCCGGATGGCGCTCGCGGCGGAGGACCCCGGGGACGTGCACGGCTCGGTGCCCATCGCCGACACCGTCGCCGCCGCCCATGAACGGGCCACGGCCCGGCTGTTCGTCACCTGATCGGCGATTCGACGCAGAAGGAGAGACATGGAACTGGAGAACGTCTTCAAGGTGGGGATCGGCGGGCCCGTCGGATCGGGCAAGACCGCCCTGATCGAGGCCCTGGTCCCGATGCTCCAGGACAGAGGGCGCCACGTCGGGGTGATCACCAACGACATCTACACGCAGGAGGACGCCGAACACGTCCGGCGCACCCTGGCCGGGGTGCTCGACCCCGAGCGGATCGTCGGCGTGGAGACGGGCGCCTGCCCGCACACGGCGGTCCGGGACGACCCGACGATGAACCTCGCGGCGGCGGCCGACCTGCTCGACCGCTTCGCCGACATCGACCTGCTGCTCTTCGAGAGCGGCGGCGACAACCTGACCCTCACCTTCAGCCCTGTGCTGGCGGACATGTACATCTTCGTCCTGGACACCGCCGAGGGCGAGAAGATGCCGCGCAAACGCGGACCGGGGACGACGGACTCCGACCTGCTCGTCATCAACAAGATCGACATCGCGCAGTACGTGCGGACCGACCTGGGGGTCATGGAACGCGACGCGCGGGCGGTGCGCGGCGACGGGCCGGTCATCCTGACCGACTGCCTCCTCGGCACCGGGGTCGCCGAGGTCGCCGACCTCATCGAGACGCGGGCGGGCGCGGCGTGTACCGCTCCGGCGTAGCGGCGGCGGGCGGTCCGGCGGTGGCCGACCGGCTCGCGCCGGAGCGCTACCAGCCGCGCTGGGTGCCCGAGCCGGTGCGGCGGCACGCGTGCGACCCGGACATGCTCCCGGTCGGCAGCCCGGGCAAGGTGGGCGTCCTCGAGCTCGCGTTCGAGCGGATCGGCGGCCGGACGGAACTGACCGGGCACTTCCAGAAGGCGCCCCTGCACATCACCCGGCCGCTCTACTACGACCCGGCGCGGCCGGACCTTCCGTACGTCATGCTCATGATGTCCGGCGGCGGTGTGCTCCAGGGCGACCGCTACCGCGTCGACGTGTCGTGCGGCGCCGGGGCGTCGGTGCACCTGACCACGCAGGGGGCGACCCGTCTCTACCGGATGGAACAGGACTACGCGACCCAGCTGGTCGACCTGACGGTGGGGCCCGGCGGCTACCTGGAGTACCTGCCCGACCCGACGATCCCGTTCGCCGGCTCCTGCTACTACCAGCGGATCGGCGTCACCGCGGCGGAGGACGCCACCGTGGTGCTGGGCGAGACGCTGCTGGCCGGGCGGCTCGCCCGGGGCGAGCGGCACGCGTACACCGCGTACTGCGGCGACATCGAGGTCCGCGATCCCGACGGCCGGCTGATCTTCGCCGACCCCGTCCGGCTGGTGCCCGCGGAGCGGCGGGTCACCGGACCCGCGGTGATGGCGGACTTCGGGGTCCTGTCCTCGCTGTACGTCGTGACACGGCTCCGTCCCGCGCAGGAGGTCGCCGACGTCCTGCACGAGGCACTCGCCGCCACCGGGCTGCGCGCGGGGGCCGGTGTGCTTCCGGGGGACCGGGGGGCCTGGGCGCGCATGCTCGGCGACCGGTCGCCCGAGGTGCTCGCCGCCTTCACGCTGGCCTGGGACGCCGTCCGCAGGCTGCTGCTTGGCGTGCCCGCGCCGGACCTGCGCAAGCAGTGACGCGGCCGCGCCGACGAGGACGAGGAGGAGCAGCACCGTGGCAGAAGCGGGTGAACACCTGGGGCGCAGGCAGCGTGCCGAGGCTTCGGCCCTGGACCGGACGGGAAGCCCGATGGTGCGGCGCCTGGGCGCACCGGGCGCGGCCCTGCTCGACGTCGCGATCGGCGGGGCGATCGGGGCACTGGCCCGCTGGCTCATCACCGAGGCGATGCCGGGGGCGCAGGAGGGCTTCCCGTGGGGGACCCTGCTGGTGAACCTCCTCGGCTGCCTCTTCATGGGCGTCCTCACGTCCTACCTGCTCAAAGGGAGCCCGCACGCCTTCGTCCGGCCGCTGCTGGTGACCGGTTACCTCGGCGGCTTCACCACGTTCTCCCACCTCATCGACGGGATCCACGCGCTCGACCGCACGACGGGCTGGGAACTCGGCCTGGGCTACGCGGCGGCCAGCGTGCTCGGCGGCTGGATCGCCATCGTGGTGGGCCTCTGGGCGGGCGCCCGGGTGCCGCACCGCCGCACCGGGGGAGGGGGTGCCCGGTGATCGCGCTGCTGATCCTCATGGGCGGGGCCTTCGGAGCCGTACTGCGCTATGTGCTCGACACGGCCGTCAAGAAGCGGGCGGGCAAGGCGTTCCCCTGGGGGACGCTGACGGTCAACGTCCTGGGCGCGGGCATCCTCGGGGCGCTGCACGGCGCGAGCGTCGGCACGGACTCCGAGGCTTTGCTCGGCACGGGCTTCTGCGGTGCGCTGACGACGTTCAGCACGTTCGAGCTCGACACCGTCCACCTCTTCCAGGACGGCAGGTTCCTCAGGGGCGCGGTCAACGTCGTCGCCTCGCTGGGGCTGGGGCTCCTCGCCTTCACCCTTCTGCACGCCCTCTTCCGGTGGGTCTGACGGCTCGGCCGCGGCGGAGGAGGGGGCGGGGACATGGCGACGGGCGGTTCCCGCACCGATACCCGGGGCTGGCTGAGCCGGGCGGTCGCCTGGTCCGACGCGCCGCCGGCCTGGTCGGAGGCGGTCTGCGCGGCGATCGGCCTCGGCGTGGCGGCGGCCGTCTCGACGGGCACGGGAGACCCCGTGGCTGGATTGTTCCTGGCGTCCGGGATGGTGCTGGCGGCCGTCCGCGCGGACACGGGGTCCCGCCGCGCGCGCCTGCTCGGCATCCTCGCGGCCCAACTGGCCGGCGCGCTGGGCCTGGTCATCGGACAGCTCACGCACGGGCACGGCTGGGGGACCGTGGCCGTGACGACCCTCGTGGCGCTGGTCTGCGGGCTGATCAGCCCGATCGGGAAGATCGTCTCGACGGCGGCGATGAGCCTGCTGTTCCTCGACGTCACCGGGACCGGCCTGCCGTCGTCGGAGTCCTGGTGGACGCCGCCCCTGCTTCAGCTCACCGGTGGGTGCCTGTATTCGCTGCTCGTGGTGCTGAGCTGGCGGGTGCCGGGCGCGGAGGCCGACCCGGGGCGCCGGTCCGTCGCCGCGGTGTACGCCGGGATCGCCGATCTCGTCGCCTCCCCGGTGCGTCCCGGCGGTGCGGAGGCGGCCGTCAGCGAGGCGGTGGACGCCGCGGAGGACACGCTGCTGCGCTACCAGATCCCGGTCGCCGGAAGGCGCGACTCCGAGACGCGGTGGCTGATCGCCCTGCTGAACGCCGCTTCGCCGCTGATGGAGGCGGTCACCGTGCTCGTCCGGTCCCGGAGCCCCGCGCCGCCCGGCCTAGCCGAGGCCGTGCGCCTGCTGGCCGACGCCGTCAGGTCCGGGCACAGGGACGCCGCCATCCCGCCGTTCGAGGGCGACCCCACCTTCGCCCGGCCCGTCGGCGACGCCCTGCGGGTGCTGCGCGGCGACTTCTGGGACGGGCCCGACGCGGTCGGCATGCCCCGGCCGCTGCCGGAGCGGGCCGGAGAGGCCGTGCGCACGGCCCTCTACTCCGCCTCGTCCTGGAGGTACGGCTTCCGGCTCGCCCTGTGCATCGGGATCGCCTCGGCGATCGTGGAGTTCCAGGGCGCTCCGCACTCCCTCTG harbors:
- a CDS encoding NAD(P)/FAD-dependent oxidoreductase; the encoded protein is MPRLVVIGNGMAGIRTVEEILARDGEGFEITVVGDEPHGNYDRLALSRVLSGAAEESDILLNGLPWYAEHGITLLSGVRAKRIDRFAHRVRLDGREPLRYDKLVIATGGVPFIPDIAGMRVADRGFHQGVFTLRTLDDTRNMIRYARGHQRAVVIGGGPLGLEAARGLQNHGLDITVVHGATHLMDQQLGARAGLVLKHRIAGLGIGVELGARPVAVLGRRRVMAVRLADGRDLPCDMVVVAAGVRPDSAMARASGLVVQRGVVVDDRMRAAGERDIYAVGACAEHRGQVYGALAALWEQAGVLADHITGAASAAYHGSRIVTRVSAAGVDVVAMGVAEPEWPEDEYVVTSSPRLGVHRSVVVRDGRLIGATLVGDIRGAAALVEAFDQGLPLPEDRADLLFDAPAAPDAVSDVPKAPR
- a CDS encoding MerR family transcriptional regulator, with translation MDGGHMQIGEVAARTELSLRTIRHYEEAGLVVPSARSQGGFRLYTERDVDRLMVIRRMKPLGFSLDQMRDLLEATDRLDTAGGPAPEEHAALLERVRGYEEAATRRVADLRVQLARAEEFAATLRARLDRAPGQ
- a CDS encoding molybdopterin oxidoreductase, translating into MADVESKPRFLQGAFPFVGKGFETAVPISPALRYTVPPGAVAQPVYLRAGNSSGELACVVLMRDGLPMRYFPVGAKDATHVSLRIVEDLEAGTVLELCLQAPDGVAGTVVVDLGLVEV
- the ureB gene encoding urease subunit beta, whose protein sequence is MSDDVYLYGEGNIELNAGQPRVTLTVHNTGDRAVQIGSHFHFFEVNRALSFDRDKAFGKRLDIPAGTAVRFEAGDTKQVTLVEYGGGLRLVGFGGLLNGSVRSHEAHREALKRMRERGYLDEPGTAADGSAGKPAKKSKSGKKG
- a CDS encoding SulP family inorganic anion transporter encodes the protein MRLRGLKPVWLSDPRVWRTEVLAGLVVALALIPEAISFSVIAGVDPAIGLFASVTMAVVISVVGGRRAMISAATGAVALVIAPLNREHGLGFLVAAVILAGVFQIVLGALGVAKLMRFVPRAVMVGFVNALAILIFLAQLPEVRDVPWAVYPLVLGGLVLMVLFPKITKVVPAPLVSIVVLTAITVGAGIAVPTVGDRGDLPSSLPLPGLPDVPFTLGTLAIIAPYALAMALVGLMESLMTAQFVDEITGTRSSKRRESIGQGVANVVTGFFGGMGGCAMIGQTMINVKVSGARTRLSTFLAGAFLMVLCIVFGPVVSDIPMAALVAIMVMVSVATFDWHSIALTRPRRMPAAELTVMLLTVAVVVATHNLAIGVILGSLTAMLFFGNRGKPIGDGSDQQEVLSGELSGRR
- a CDS encoding sirohydrochlorin chelatase, which translates into the protein MSPGGRAILLAAGPESADGRCLPPPPGRDGPEVRVAGRDLAAGVRGHSRTVVVPMTLGRDPDLPVAAAQTLRWAARDRAPGDLLLAPPLGTTGHLVGWLRSAVVRALRGAPPRRAVLLVAPAGGPEQDAELFRVARLVRQYTSAPWVEVALTGGDPDVSEAIDRCTRLGAADVVLVPASFVPAPVRPDALTADPLLGAAALAALVRARAAEAEHRWTRHGDDGLAAAARHSHTHDHDHDHDHHHDDRRRDLTVPAAACPKEAQAHVG
- a CDS encoding urease subunit gamma; translated protein: MNLTPREMDKLLIFTAAQMAQRRKDRGLKLNYAETVALISSAIVEAARDGRTVAECMELGKQLLGPDDVLPGVRGMLKLMQIEAVFDDGTKLVSCHDPVGGK
- a CDS encoding urea transporter, which translates into the protein MSSAAVPSGPVPPASGRRGLDYLLTIPKGVAQVDFQANPWTGLVFLVALFVGGWQFGVFGLLGTVVATLTAHVLGVSWHDRVALGLEGFCGTLIGISLVLYLDVRWMTVLLVVFGAIAGSVLTAALNVLLKPYDLPTFTAPFCVITSVMVIGGPSFTRVWDRHAGTAPPSASAPGTALSWTDFWQGSLSGVGQVFFQDQWYVGVIFLVGLLIAGWRTGLVALVSSVIGLLTGWVLGAQAADLGAGLYGYNSVLTGVALFSTFVLATPMSAGYAVLGAVAAAGLTAGIGNLFEVVGGHTLTWPFVLVTWVFLAAVPMLSRIERA